One stretch of Lacrimispora sphenoides DNA includes these proteins:
- a CDS encoding flavin reductase family protein: MLYPVPAVMVSCQREGEKPNIITVAWAGTICSTPAMLSISIRPERHSHKIIKETREFVVNLVTKDLVRATDYCGVKSGREVDKFAEMRLTPCSLEHVNAPGIEESPVNLACRVVEIKPLGSHDLFLAEVVGVTVNSRYMDEKGKFHLNDAGLISYSHGEYFELGKKLGSFGYSVKKAGKKPSGRRKNK; encoded by the coding sequence ATGCTTTACCCTGTTCCGGCGGTTATGGTGAGCTGCCAGAGGGAAGGGGAAAAACCCAATATCATTACCGTGGCATGGGCAGGAACCATATGTTCCACCCCGGCCATGCTGTCTATATCCATCCGCCCGGAACGGCATTCCCATAAAATCATAAAAGAAACCAGAGAGTTTGTGGTAAATCTGGTGACTAAAGATCTGGTGCGGGCGACCGATTACTGCGGAGTGAAGTCCGGCAGGGAAGTGGATAAATTTGCAGAAATGAGGCTGACGCCTTGTTCCCTGGAACATGTAAATGCCCCCGGAATAGAGGAAAGCCCGGTGAATTTAGCCTGCAGAGTTGTGGAGATCAAGCCTCTGGGAAGCCATGACCTGTTTTTGGCAGAGGTGGTTGGAGTGACCGTAAACAGCCGGTACATGGACGAAAAAGGGAAGTTCCACCTTAATGATGCAGGACTTATATCCTATTCTCATGGGGAATATTTTGAACTGGGGAAAAAGCTTGGAAGTTTCGGCTATTCTGTGAAAAAGGCAGGAAAAAAGCCGTCGGGCAGGAGGAAAAACAAATGA
- a CDS encoding putative manganese-dependent inorganic diphosphatase — translation MGENYKNRKTIVIGHKNPDTDSICSAICYANLKRKLTGEEYQPGRAGHVNEETQFVLHYFEVEAPELVENVKTQVRDIDIRKTKGVKKNLSLKKAWKLMQEANVVTIPTVTEDGMLEGLITVGDIAKSYMNVYDSSILSKANTQYENIVETLEGAMVVGGKSEYFNHGKVLIAAANPDMMEYYISKGDLVILGNRYESQLCAIEMEAACIIVCEGAAVSMTIKKLAQERGCTVVTTPYDTYTAARLVNQSIPISYFMTTEGLISFEEDDYIDEIKDVMASKRHRDFPILDKDGKYMGMISRRNLLGAKGKRLILVDHNEKTQAVEGMESAEILEIIDHHRLGTVETISPVFFRNQPVGCTATIVYQMYMENSIKVEPKIAGLLCSAIISDTLLFRSPTCTESDKKAALVLADIAGIQVEKYASSMFAAGSNLKGKTDGEIFYQDFKKFTLGKVSFGVGQISSLNASELEELKDRMPSYMKKARKEHGVDMMFFMLTNILTESTVLLCEGQGAKQMVLGAFRAEEEEGTAEDHIVSLPGVVSRKKQLIPGIMLAVQE, via the coding sequence ATGGGAGAAAATTATAAGAACAGAAAGACTATCGTAATAGGCCATAAAAATCCAGATACAGATTCCATCTGTTCTGCCATCTGTTATGCAAATCTAAAAAGAAAGCTGACCGGAGAAGAATATCAGCCAGGTAGGGCTGGTCACGTCAACGAGGAGACACAATTCGTACTCCATTATTTTGAAGTGGAAGCGCCGGAGCTTGTGGAAAATGTGAAGACACAGGTCCGTGATATCGATATTCGTAAGACAAAGGGTGTAAAGAAAAACCTGTCCTTAAAAAAGGCCTGGAAACTGATGCAGGAAGCAAATGTAGTCACCATACCCACGGTGACCGAGGATGGGATGTTAGAAGGACTGATCACGGTAGGTGATATTGCCAAGTCCTATATGAACGTTTATGACAGCAGCATTTTATCAAAAGCAAATACCCAGTATGAAAATATTGTGGAAACCTTAGAAGGGGCCATGGTAGTTGGTGGAAAGAGCGAATATTTCAATCATGGCAAGGTCCTTATAGCAGCGGCCAATCCTGATATGATGGAATATTACATTTCCAAAGGCGACTTAGTGATCCTGGGGAACCGTTATGAATCCCAGCTATGCGCGATTGAGATGGAAGCGGCCTGCATCATTGTATGCGAAGGAGCAGCGGTATCCATGACGATCAAAAAGCTGGCTCAGGAGCGTGGCTGTACGGTCGTGACCACCCCTTACGACACATATACGGCAGCCCGTCTGGTGAATCAGAGCATTCCTATCAGCTACTTCATGACTACTGAAGGGTTGATTTCCTTTGAAGAAGACGATTATATTGATGAAATAAAAGATGTCATGGCAAGTAAGCGCCACCGGGATTTCCCGATTCTTGATAAGGATGGAAAATACATGGGAATGATTTCCCGCCGGAATTTGCTTGGTGCAAAAGGAAAGCGTCTGATCCTGGTGGACCATAATGAGAAAACCCAGGCGGTGGAAGGCATGGAAAGTGCAGAAATTCTGGAGATCATTGATCATCACAGACTCGGCACCGTAGAAACCATATCTCCTGTATTTTTCCGCAATCAGCCGGTAGGCTGTACCGCTACCATCGTATATCAGATGTATATGGAAAATAGCATAAAAGTTGAACCGAAGATAGCGGGCCTTCTGTGCAGCGCCATTATCTCTGATACGCTTTTATTCCGTTCCCCTACCTGCACGGAGTCTGATAAAAAGGCAGCTCTTGTCCTTGCGGATATCGCAGGGATCCAGGTGGAGAAATACGCTTCCTCCATGTTCGCGGCAGGAAGTAACCTAAAGGGAAAGACGGATGGGGAGATCTTTTATCAGGATTTCAAAAAATTCACACTTGGTAAGGTGTCCTTTGGAGTGGGACAGATCAGCTCCTTAAACGCCAGCGAACTGGAGGAACTGAAGGACCGTATGCCTTCTTACATGAAAAAAGCAAGAAAAGAGCATGGTGTAGACATGATGTTTTTCATGCTTACCAACATTTTGACGGAATCTACGGTTCTGTTATGTGAGGGTCAGGGAGCAAAACAGATGGTTCTCGGAGCTTTCCGCGCAGAGGAAGAGGAAGGGACGGCAGAAGACCATATCGTAAGTCTTCCCGGCGTGGTATCCAGAAAGAAACAGCTGATTCCTGGCATTATGCTGGCGGTTCAGGAATAG
- a CDS encoding glycosyltransferase family 2 protein produces the protein MYKEEKKQNIIFIISIALMTIYLGWRMIFTLPFHEGILNLIFGILLLVAETVTVFTTFELFYQKMQMNKFHLECPEIPDEFYPDVDVFIATHNEPADILFKTVNACTFMTYPDKSKVHIYICDDGNRKEIAELAKQFGVGYLGLSDNKEAKSGNLNHALKKTSSPLIATFDADMIPQHTFLMKTVPYFLLSRFIKEDGKWRLRKEEEIDQKFKLGLIQTPQSFYNPDLFQFNLYAEGNIPNEQDFFSREVNTMRNTSNAVAYTGSNTIILRKAMEEIGGFPLKTITEDFETSIRIQKAGYITYATDEIQAAGLTATTVKSMIRQRVRWARGIIQSLQNTHAIITPKLPPLARLTYLNSFLYWWSFFNRLIFIMSPILFALFDYRIVNSFFWDVIVFWLPAYFFYSMSMRYLSSNVRNQRWSQIIDTIFMPYLIIPVLLETFHIHQRKFKVTNKKKEGSGIGIELAVYAIPHLVLLALSAAAMIRFVHGKYGWALFYSSIIFFWIIYNMVSLFYAVFFMLGRRAYRSSERIRAEENITIQYKSLNYKAKTVDVSDNGLAFWTEKPIYLPENKIVNFAVTTPFYKARLKGKIVYVKEQDMGWRYSAAVRTVDDENKRQYMQVIYDRPHSLPKQMDLWVTAYDDMLRNIKRRLKHPLSYKRKMPRILLDKQITFTNGAACKLIDFNYRYFSVSGFNANESEDDEFIYKTESGILLTMKRTGIYIRHSSEELLSVVNLNDLIRKSQMDQFLVDITNTEKIEG, from the coding sequence ATGTATAAAGAAGAGAAAAAACAAAATATAATTTTTATCATCAGCATAGCCCTGATGACTATTTATCTGGGCTGGCGTATGATATTTACCCTGCCGTTTCATGAGGGGATACTGAATCTGATATTTGGAATATTGCTGCTTGTGGCAGAGACCGTAACGGTGTTTACTACCTTTGAATTATTTTATCAAAAGATGCAGATGAATAAGTTTCATTTGGAATGTCCTGAGATACCTGATGAATTTTATCCGGATGTAGACGTTTTTATTGCGACCCATAACGAACCAGCCGATATTCTGTTCAAAACAGTCAATGCCTGCACCTTCATGACCTATCCGGATAAAAGCAAGGTACATATTTATATTTGTGATGATGGAAACCGTAAAGAGATTGCAGAACTGGCCAAACAGTTTGGAGTAGGCTACCTGGGGCTTTCTGATAACAAGGAAGCAAAATCAGGTAATTTAAATCATGCTTTAAAGAAGACCTCCTCTCCACTGATTGCTACCTTTGACGCAGATATGATACCGCAGCATACGTTTCTTATGAAGACAGTTCCATATTTCCTGCTCTCCAGGTTCATAAAAGAAGATGGGAAGTGGAGGCTGAGAAAGGAAGAGGAGATTGATCAGAAGTTTAAGCTTGGACTAATTCAGACGCCTCAGAGCTTTTATAATCCCGATCTTTTCCAGTTTAACTTATATGCGGAAGGAAACATCCCAAATGAACAGGATTTCTTTTCCAGAGAAGTGAATACCATGAGAAATACCTCCAACGCGGTCGCCTATACCGGCAGCAACACTATAATTTTAAGGAAGGCCATGGAGGAAATAGGTGGTTTTCCCTTAAAGACCATTACAGAGGATTTTGAGACAAGCATACGGATACAAAAAGCAGGATACATAACCTATGCAACGGATGAGATTCAGGCCGCAGGATTAACGGCCACAACGGTAAAGAGCATGATCAGGCAGAGGGTGCGCTGGGCAAGAGGAATCATTCAGAGCCTTCAGAACACCCATGCCATTATTACTCCTAAGCTTCCCCCGCTTGCAAGGCTTACTTATTTGAACAGCTTTTTATACTGGTGGTCTTTTTTTAACAGACTCATATTCATTATGTCCCCCATTCTGTTCGCCCTGTTTGACTACAGGATTGTAAACAGTTTTTTCTGGGATGTGATTGTGTTCTGGCTTCCTGCGTACTTTTTTTACAGCATGTCCATGCGTTACCTTTCAAGTAACGTAAGAAACCAGAGATGGAGCCAGATCATTGATACCATATTTATGCCTTATTTGATTATCCCGGTATTGCTTGAGACCTTTCACATTCATCAAAGGAAATTTAAGGTTACCAATAAAAAGAAAGAAGGGAGCGGCATTGGCATTGAGCTTGCCGTGTATGCGATCCCCCATCTGGTTTTACTGGCGCTTTCTGCAGCGGCCATGATACGTTTTGTCCATGGGAAATATGGCTGGGCCTTATTTTACAGCAGCATTATCTTTTTCTGGATTATCTATAACATGGTTTCGTTATTCTATGCCGTATTTTTTATGCTGGGAAGGCGTGCTTACAGAAGCAGCGAGCGGATCAGGGCAGAGGAAAATATTACCATACAATATAAGTCCTTAAACTATAAAGCGAAGACAGTAGATGTTTCAGATAATGGATTAGCTTTCTGGACGGAGAAGCCAATATATCTTCCGGAAAATAAGATTGTGAATTTTGCGGTCACCACGCCTTTTTATAAAGCCAGACTAAAGGGCAAGATTGTTTATGTGAAAGAGCAGGACATGGGCTGGCGTTATTCCGCGGCCGTCCGTACAGTTGATGATGAAAACAAACGCCAGTACATGCAGGTGATATATGACAGGCCCCATTCCCTCCCAAAGCAGATGGATTTGTGGGTAACCGCTTATGACGATATGTTGAGAAATATAAAAAGACGGTTAAAACATCCGCTTTCATACAAAAGAAAGATGCCAAGGATCTTGCTGGACAAGCAAATTACCTTTACTAACGGTGCTGCCTGCAAATTGATTGATTTCAATTACCGCTATTTTTCTGTTTCTGGTTTTAATGCCAATGAAAGTGAGGATGATGAATTCATCTACAAAACAGAAAGCGGGATTTTATTGACCATGAAACGGACGGGAATATACATACGGCATTCATCGGAGGAGCTTTTGTCAGTTGTGAACCTAAATGATCTTATCCGGAAAAGTCAAATGGATCAATTTTTGGTCGACATAACAAATACAGAAAAAATAGAGGGTTAA
- a CDS encoding bifunctional glycosyltransferase family 2/GtrA family protein, protein MKQTIKQAIVLIPSLEPDGRLPVYVKELREYGLSRIVIVDDGSGNEYQDIFKELEEFGCTLLHHSVNRGKGLALKTGYEYIRRNMPGFTCIVTADSDGQHAPEDVYKLANAAEGHPDMLILGVRDFKKAGIPVKSFVGNRVSSAIFAALYGRYLPDTQSGLRAFGPKLAGRMLSIKGERFEYETQVLITYIRSGIPVLTIPIQTIYEDENRGTHFNAVRDSLKIMGILGADFMKFLTSSIACSFIDIGIAWALLDWFKPYMQGKDLLRIMIATAFARSVSIAVNYIFNKNMVFKNKDAAGHSLIRYLGLCVFNILLSAAGVYILHVNLGINEKMAKILCDVCLFLLGYQIQQRWVFFRAED, encoded by the coding sequence ATGAAACAAACGATAAAACAAGCGATTGTATTGATTCCCTCTTTAGAACCTGATGGAAGGCTTCCGGTTTATGTAAAGGAGCTGCGGGAATACGGGCTGTCCCGCATTGTAATTGTAGATGATGGATCTGGAAACGAATATCAGGATATATTCAAAGAATTAGAGGAGTTCGGTTGTACCTTACTCCACCACAGTGTAAACCGGGGAAAGGGGCTTGCGCTTAAAACTGGATATGAGTATATCAGGAGGAATATGCCCGGCTTTACGTGTATCGTAACCGCAGATTCTGACGGACAACATGCCCCGGAGGATGTTTATAAGCTGGCAAATGCAGCCGAAGGCCATCCCGATATGCTGATACTGGGGGTAAGAGATTTTAAAAAAGCCGGCATACCTGTCAAGTCTTTCGTTGGAAACCGTGTTTCATCTGCAATATTTGCTGCTCTGTACGGAAGATATCTACCCGATACCCAATCAGGGCTCAGAGCCTTTGGCCCGAAGCTGGCCGGCCGGATGCTCAGTATAAAAGGAGAGCGGTTTGAGTATGAAACCCAGGTCCTGATCACCTACATACGGTCTGGAATACCAGTCCTTACAATTCCCATTCAGACCATCTATGAAGATGAGAACAGAGGCACACATTTTAATGCCGTTAGGGACAGCTTAAAAATTATGGGTATCCTTGGAGCTGATTTTATGAAGTTCCTTACTTCTTCCATCGCCTGCTCTTTTATTGACATTGGGATTGCCTGGGCGCTGCTTGACTGGTTTAAGCCTTATATGCAGGGAAAAGACTTACTTAGAATCATGATAGCCACGGCGTTTGCCAGATCGGTTTCAATTGCTGTGAATTATATATTTAATAAAAATATGGTGTTTAAGAACAAGGATGCTGCTGGACACAGCCTTATTCGTTACCTGGGCTTATGCGTATTTAACATACTACTTTCAGCTGCCGGCGTGTACATATTACATGTAAACCTGGGAATCAATGAGAAGATGGCAAAGATCCTCTGTGATGTGTGTCTATTTCTCCTTGGTTATCAAATACAACAGCGCTGGGTATTTTTCCGGGCAGAGGATTGA
- a CDS encoding shikimate kinase, with protein MTSKLNNITLIGMPASGKSTVGVLLAKRLGYSFVDVDIVIQEQEGRLLKEIIEKEGQDGFLAVENRINAGLNVRHSVIAPGGSVIYGKEAMEHLKEISTVVYLKLSYESVEERLGNLVDRGVVLKDGMTLKDLYEERVPYYEKYADITIDENGLDAGKTVDRLRAIMEERFGLTT; from the coding sequence ATGACGAGTAAGCTTAATAACATTACGCTGATCGGTATGCCGGCTTCTGGTAAAAGCACAGTAGGTGTTTTGCTGGCAAAACGCCTTGGATATTCTTTTGTGGATGTGGACATTGTAATTCAGGAGCAGGAAGGCCGCCTTTTAAAGGAAATTATTGAAAAAGAGGGCCAGGATGGCTTCCTGGCTGTGGAAAACAGGATCAATGCAGGCCTTAATGTCCGCCATAGCGTCATTGCCCCGGGAGGCAGCGTGATCTATGGAAAAGAAGCTATGGAGCATTTAAAAGAGATCAGTACAGTGGTTTATTTAAAGCTTAGCTATGAAAGCGTGGAAGAGCGGCTGGGTAATCTGGTAGACCGGGGAGTTGTCTTAAAGGACGGAATGACCTTAAAAGACTTATATGAGGAACGGGTGCCTTATTATGAAAAATATGCCGACATAACCATTGATGAAAACGGCCTTGATGCAGGAAAGACGGTAGACAGGTTAAGAGCCATTATGGAGGAAAGGTTCGGCCTGACTACATAA
- a CDS encoding methyl-accepting chemotaxis protein encodes MLKKRKVGNRLLAAFLIVVLFSGLAGTIGILLIRTVNEKYHTALQDYGFAQGDIGSLGQAFQAHRATILYIIFSEDPAETANQKENLSKQIEMINEKMELVQGQMKTTSEKELYSKLTEKMKSYEAVRSHTIELASTSPKEAMTTFRSQAAPLAAEIADTINTMLSDKSTTGDKRSADLSRLTSIFIAIMGTIILISIVTSVIIAIAITRGITRPIDELKAVADRMAQGDLKCILEYRSEDELGHLADSMRTMMGRLSYYMDYISSTTSQMAQGNFDIPHDTEEFKGEFRSVQLSIQNLTDSLNDVMAKITQSSDQVASGAEQVAGSAQALSQGATEQASSIEELAATINDISNNINHNAENAKETNQQVSNTASELEFGKTQMQDLTNAMEDISSASSEIGKVIKTIEDIAFQTNILALNAAVEAARAGEAGKGFAVVADEVRNLANKSQEASKNTSALIEHTLASIEAGNHIAKETAKSMDRIVQSSKAAADLAYQISSASKDQAFAVAQVTQGIDQISSVIQTNSATSEESAAASQEMAGQAQMLKLLIGKFQLKV; translated from the coding sequence ATGTTAAAAAAACGAAAGGTAGGAAACCGGCTGCTTGCTGCATTTCTCATCGTTGTATTGTTTTCAGGCTTAGCCGGAACCATCGGAATTCTGCTCATTCGGACCGTTAATGAGAAATATCATACTGCATTGCAGGATTATGGATTTGCCCAGGGCGATATTGGAAGCCTGGGACAGGCGTTTCAGGCTCACCGTGCAACAATTTTATACATAATTTTTTCGGAAGACCCTGCGGAAACTGCCAATCAGAAGGAAAACCTAAGCAAACAGATCGAAATGATAAACGAGAAAATGGAACTGGTACAGGGGCAGATGAAAACAACCTCGGAAAAAGAGCTTTACAGCAAGCTTACAGAAAAGATGAAATCCTATGAGGCGGTCCGCAGCCATACCATTGAGCTTGCATCGACATCTCCCAAGGAGGCCATGACTACGTTCCGAAGCCAGGCAGCTCCCCTGGCAGCGGAGATTGCAGATACGATCAATACCATGCTGTCAGATAAGTCAACAACCGGTGATAAAAGGTCTGCCGATCTTTCCCGTCTGACATCCATATTCATTGCAATTATGGGCACCATCATCCTCATTTCTATTGTTACATCCGTTATCATCGCAATCGCCATTACAAGGGGGATCACCCGCCCCATTGACGAACTGAAAGCGGTTGCAGACCGGATGGCCCAGGGAGATTTAAAATGCATTCTGGAATATCGTTCAGAAGATGAACTAGGACATCTTGCAGACAGTATGAGGACGATGATGGGGCGTTTATCCTACTATATGGATTATATTTCTTCCACCACAAGCCAGATGGCCCAGGGAAATTTTGATATTCCTCATGACACAGAGGAATTTAAAGGGGAGTTCCGTTCCGTACAGCTCTCCATACAGAATCTTACTGATTCCTTAAATGATGTCATGGCTAAGATAACCCAGTCCTCAGACCAGGTAGCCTCAGGTGCTGAACAGGTGGCAGGCAGCGCTCAGGCTTTAAGCCAGGGTGCGACCGAACAGGCATCCTCTATTGAAGAGCTGGCTGCCACCATCAATGATATTTCCAATAACATTAACCATAATGCGGAGAATGCAAAGGAAACAAACCAGCAGGTAAGCAATACCGCATCAGAGCTGGAATTTGGTAAAACTCAGATGCAGGATCTGACAAATGCTATGGAGGATATCAGCAGTGCCTCCTCAGAAATAGGAAAAGTAATCAAAACCATAGAGGACATTGCCTTCCAGACCAATATCCTGGCCCTTAACGCAGCCGTAGAAGCAGCAAGGGCAGGAGAGGCAGGAAAAGGCTTTGCAGTTGTGGCAGACGAGGTCCGCAACCTAGCCAATAAAAGTCAGGAAGCTTCCAAAAATACTTCTGCATTAATTGAGCATACCCTGGCCTCCATTGAGGCTGGAAATCATATTGCCAAGGAGACTGCAAAATCCATGGACCGCATTGTCCAGTCTTCCAAAGCAGCAGCGGACTTAGCATACCAGATATCATCCGCATCAAAGGATCAGGCATTTGCAGTTGCCCAGGTAACTCAGGGAATTGATCAGATATCAAGCGTGATTCAAACCAATTCCGCCACATCAGAGGAAAGTGCTGCCGCGAGTCAGGAAATGGCCGGACAAGCTCAGATGCTGAAGCTATTAATTGGAAAGTTTCAGTTAAAAGTTTAA